From one Scophthalmus maximus strain ysfricsl-2021 chromosome 19, ASM2237912v1, whole genome shotgun sequence genomic stretch:
- the pggt1b gene encoding geranylgeranyl transferase type-1 subunit beta codes for MAEEESQFEEFEQIDFLRDRHVRFFQRTLQVLPERYASLETTRLTIIFFALSGLDVLDALDVIDRNLMIEWIYSLQVLPTEDQSNLSRCGFRGSSHIGIPYSTKGPGVLHPYDSGHVAMTYTGLCSLLILGDDLSRVNKQACLAGLRALQLEDGSFYAVPEGSENDIRFIYCAASICYMLDDWSGMDIQKAIEYIRGSLSYDNGFGQGAGRESHGGWTYCAIASLCLMGRLEEALNQRELDRIRRWCIMRQQTGFHGRPNKPVDTCYSFWVGATLELLDVFQYTNFDKNRSFILSTQDRLVGGFAKWPDSHPDPLHAYLGLCGLSLIGEPSLRKVHPALNITQRAFQHLQQLQQTWRDSSAGSCRRQH; via the exons ATGGCGGAAGAGGAGAGCCAGTTTGAAGAATTTGAGCAAATAGACTTTTTGAGAGATCGACATGTACGTTTCTTCCAGAGAACACTTCAGGTGTTGCCCGAGAGATACGCCTCGTTGGAGACAACCAG GTTGACGATCATATTTTTTGCCCTGTCCGGTCTGGACGTGCTGGACGCCCTCGATGTGATCGACAGGAACCTCATGATTGAATGGATCTACTCCCTCCAGGTTCTGCCCACGGAGGATC AATCTAACCTGAGTCGTTGTGGGTTTCGAGGGTCGTCACATATTGGAATTCCTTACAGCACTAAG GGTCCAGGTGTCCTCCATCCTTATGACAGTGGCCATGTTGCTATGACCTACACTGGACTGTGCTCGCTGCTCATACTGGGAGACGACCTGAGCCGGGTTAACAAACAGGCCTGTCTGGCTGGGCTCAGagctctgcagctggaggacGGCAG TTTCTACGCTGTGCCAGAGGGAAGTGAAAATGATATACGCTTTATTTACTGTGCAGCCAGTATCTGTTACATGCTGGATGACTGGTCAGGCATGGACATCCAGAAGGCCATTGAGTACATCAGGGGAAGTTTG TCGTACGACAACGGGTTTGGCCAGGGAGCTGGGAGAGAGTCGCATG GTGGCTGGACATACTGCGCCATAgcctctctgtgtctgatgGGTCGATTGGAGGAGGCGCTGAATCAGCGGGAGCTGGACAGGATCCGGCGCTGGTGCATCATGAGGCAGCAGACGGGCTTCCACGGGCGTCCCAACAAGCCTGTAGACACATGCTACTCCTTTTGGGTGGGAGCGACGCTAGAG CTGTTAGATGTGTTCCAGTATACGAACTTTGACAAGAACAGGAGCTTCATCCTGTCCACGCAGGATCGGTTGGTGGGGGGATTCGCCAAATGGCCGGACAGCCATCCAG ACCCTCTCCATGCCTACTTGGGGCTGTGTGGCCTGTCCCTGATCGGAGAGCCCAGTCTGAGGAAGGTCCATCCAGCTCTTAACATCACCCAGAGAGCCTTTCAgcacctccagcagctgcagcagacgtGGAGGGACAGCAGCGCCGGCAGCTGTAGGCGACAGCACTGA
- the LOC118314543 gene encoding coiled-coil domain-containing protein 112-like produces the protein MASLATARRAENHFTQGEAGDPGSVPLPCTASPVDSDSADHGLTRQRAAQFVREAERNRRQIEKLEKERTLSVQCRKNGWTDVSGELGEYDRVLEDERNADKMNLQQQLVKIHNGVMRFQRQLIDVKPTPELIERLKKIMSEVEISINTFKEEQCSRFEALQKEERTCRQEITAYEKKIENWSLASKSNPKLPTAPTVKTKPPDRDLPPEVRALEAFLQRTGGSYGGWDPYDHQAFLKVWTKHSGQPAYRREAKLYLPGKTLEEIEQHEDWHQERIYLQDRNREAIQRWKACKHQERQTRIQSQEEAESREREAKSQAQQHTFRTEEEKRQMARQLEEWREERRRKEEQEEEQRLAEETQKRRRAKEERRRQLEVKLTIEEQLRLRREEEEEHGRRRREEEQREMDERRREATKGIKRFNERDLHRLEEKLQEKQQREKEEEERQRRIAVKLKEKVDGHVSRDPSRLTRPTKGWDERMKHIGPSGEGPLLQMFHRAVPTWRQGL, from the exons ATGGCCTCCCTAGCAACCGCACGACGCGCCGAAAACCACTTCACG CAGGGAGAGGCCGGAGATCCCGGCAGTGTCCCGCTGCCCTGCACAGCCTCCCCGGTCGACAGTGACAGTGCTGATCACGGTCTAACCAGGCAGAGAGCTGCACAGTTTGTCAGGGAGGCCGAGAGGAACAGGAGGCA GATTGAAAagttggagaaagagaggacgcTCAGTGTTCAGTGCAGAAAGAATGGCTGGACGGACGTGTCCGGAGAACTCGGAGAGTACGACAGAGTGCTGGAGGACGAGAGAAATGCAGACA aGATGAATCTTCAACAGCAACTTGTGAAGATTCATAATGGCGTGATGAGGTTTCAGAGACAGCTGATAGATGTGAAACCAACTCCTGAGC tgattGAAAGACTGAAGAAAATAATGTCAGAGGTGGAAATCTCAATCAACACCTTCAAAGAGGAGCAGTGCTCACG cTTTGAGGCACttcagaaggaggagaggacatgCAGACAGGAGATCACCGCTTATGAGAAAAAGATTGAAAACTGGAGCCTCGCTTCAAAATCGAACCCCAAACTACCCACAGCTCCCACGGTCAAA ACCAAACCTCCAGACAGAGACCTCCCTCCAGAGGTCAGAGCGCTGGAGGCTTTCCTGCAGAGGACAGGAGGCTCTTATGGCGGCTGGGACCCATATGACCACCAAGCCTTCCTCAAA GTCTGGACAAAGCACAGTGGGCAACCAGCCTACAGGAGAGAGGCAAAACTTTACCTGCCTGGTAAAACATTAGAGGAGATAGAGCAACATGAGGACTGGCACCAGGAGCGGATCTATCTGCAGGACAGAAATAGAGAG GCTATTCAGCGGTGGAAAGCTTGCAAACATCAGGAACGCCAGACCAGGATACAGAGtcaggaggaggcagaaagcagggagagggaggccaAGAGCCAGGCCCAGCAACACAC TTTTaggactgaggaggagaagcggCAGATGGCACGGCAactggaggagtggagggaagagaggagaaggaaagaggaacaggaggaggagcagagactgGCTGAGGAGACACAGAAGAGGAGACGGGCAAAG GAAGAGCGTCGCCGCCAGCTGGAAGTGAAGCTGACCATTGAGGAGCAGCTAcgtctgaggagagaggaggaggaggagcatggcaggaggaggagagaggaggaacagagggagatggatgagaggagaagggaggcaACAAAGGGGATCAAACGCTTTAATGAAAGG GATCTTCACAGGTTGGAGGAAAAGTTACAGGagaaacagcagagagaaaaggaggaagaggaacgaCAGAGGAGAATTGCTGTTAAATTAAAGGAGAAG GTCGACGGTCACGTCAGCCGAGACCCCTCCAGGCTTACCCGTCCAACTAAGGGATGGGATGAGCGAATGAAACACATCGGACCTTCAGGAGAAGGACCTCTGCTACAGATGTTTCACAG AGCTGTTCCCACTTGGAGACAAGGCCTGTGA